Below is a genomic region from Sulfitobacter sp. OXR-159.
TCATGGGTCACGATCACCATCGTGCGCCCCTCTGCGGCGAGATCTTTGATAACTTTAACAACTTCCTGCTCAAGCTCGGGGTCGAGCGCGCTGGTCGGTTCGTCAAACAGCAGCGCCTCGGGCTCCATGCAGAGTGCACGGGCGATGGCGGCACGCTGTTGCTGGCCGCCGGACAGTTGGGCGGGGTAGACATCGCATTTGTCGCCGATCCCGACCTTTTCGAGATAGCCGCGCGCGGCGCGCTCCACCTCGGCACGGTCGCGGCCCAGCACGGTAAGCGGCGCTTCCATCACGTTTTGCAGGATCGACATATGCGCCCAGAGGTTGAACTGCTGGAACACCATCGACAGGTTGGTACGAATGCGCAGCACCTGTTTGGCATCCGCCGGGCAGCGCTGGTGGCCGTTGCCTTTCCAGCGCACCGGTTCGCCTTTGAAAATCACTTCGCCCTGTTGGCTGTCCTCCAACAGGTTGCAGCAGCGCAAAAGGGTGGATTTGCCAGAACCCGATGAGCCGATCAGCGAGATCACATGGCCACGCGGGGCGGTCAGATCGACCCCTTTGAGAACCTCCAGTGAGCCATAGGCTTTGTGAAGGTTCTTGATCTGGATAACCGGGGTATCTGTCGTCACGGAAACTGTCGCCAATCTGTCATTTCAGTGCGCTATAAAGCGACGAATCGACAGAAATTGCAACGCAGAGTTTGGCCCGCGTTGCACCGCAGCACCGGTGCTGACGCTAGGTCAGCTTTCCTTGGCAACACGCTGGCGCGCCATGGCGCTGTCGGTATCGGTGACGCCCAATAGGTTCGACACCAACCGCAGCAGCGCGTCTTCTTCGTCAGAGCGGCTGCCGTCGGCCAAAACCACCTGCCAAAGCGCCTCGATCACCTCTAGCCGAC
It encodes:
- a CDS encoding ABC transporter ATP-binding protein, producing MTTDTPVIQIKNLHKAYGSLEVLKGVDLTAPRGHVISLIGSSGSGKSTLLRCCNLLEDSQQGEVIFKGEPVRWKGNGHQRCPADAKQVLRIRTNLSMVFQQFNLWAHMSILQNVMEAPLTVLGRDRAEVERAARGYLEKVGIGDKCDVYPAQLSGGQQQRAAIARALCMEPEALLFDEPTSALDPELEQEVVKVIKDLAAEGRTMVIVTHDMKLAADVSGHVVFLHQGLIEEQGTPEEVFGAPKSERLRGFLSATQPA